A single window of Candidatus Rhabdochlamydia oedothoracis DNA harbors:
- a CDS encoding transposase, which yields MKIFTEEYKTVDADAMLDFFKKLEKQTEARIIHVILDNARSNKNKKLEEFLMSSRIKVHYLPPYSPNLNPIERLWKILKEKKVYNRYYETSVTFFQAIRGFFLEEIPKITDILKCRINDKFQVVDLNPIKLAV from the coding sequence ATGAAGATTTTTACAGAGGAATATAAGACAGTTGATGCCGATGCAATGCTCGATTTTTTCAAGAAGCTAGAAAAACAGACAGAGGCTCGAATTATTCATGTAATTTTGGATAATGCAAGATCAAACAAAAATAAGAAACTAGAAGAGTTTCTGATGTCTTCTAGGATTAAAGTGCACTATCTCCCTCCTTATTCGCCGAATTTGAATCCTATTGAACGCTTGTGGAAGATCTTAAAGGAAAAGAAGGTATACAATCGATATTACGAAACGTCGGTGACTTTTTTTCAGGCAATTAGAGGATTCTTCTTAGAAGAGATACCGAAAATAACAGATATTTTGAAATGTAGGATAAACGACAAGTTTCAAGTCGTTGACTTAAATCCCATTAAGCTAGCCGTTTGA